A single genomic interval of Sander lucioperca isolate FBNREF2018 chromosome 9, SLUC_FBN_1.2, whole genome shotgun sequence harbors:
- the prg4a gene encoding proteoglycan 4a yields MMMMKMSPWLLLLGLAVTYAAAAGPGSCVGRCGEVFTRGQQCTCDFGCQQHNECCPDFQAACITAQSCQGRCGETFRRGRTCECDPQCIQYNTCCQDYQQQCDARVSVSHTRTVQPLRAAASGKQKSERSWRRSNSESEEWYTGAGHRPLTDSSSGPAPPVVPTNPLRHGVSDIPADLLPMSIPSSNSGVPDSPAGYSLPSYSAPSLGSSAPVRPSGPGAVDGKVNVHLVLSPEGGTPSGPSQGLSGAAGSRPSTLQDVAQALGLSVVQGGSEVPGTGLLADVNLCSDSPINGLTALSNGTILIFKGELLWSVDPVSRSVGRPQSITDTLGVPSPIDTVFTRCNCHGNIYIIKGDQYWRLDSNMVMEPGYPKLLASEFPGLTGSISAALAVPATRNRPETVYFFKNGDIMQRFTFPPGSTPSCSKKPKRFAHQAVLLSGEINIKVSLKGFSTPVTSALSMPSPQRSDPYEHYVFSGPLFFRVQISHDLPVLAKPDPYAALAPLPILSPAAVAATSANMAAQNANPPLPANSIRVWLRCP; encoded by the exons atgatgatgatgaaaatgtCACCGTGGCTTCTGTTGCTTGGCCTTGCTGTGACCTACGCTGCAGCTGCTGGACCAG GCAGCTGTGTGGGTCGCTGTGGCGAGGTTTTCACCAGAGGCCAGCAGTGTACCTGTGACTTTGGCTGCCAGCAACATAATGAGTGCTGCCCAGACTTTCAGGCTGCGTGCATCACTG CTCAGTCCTGTCAGGGGCGCTGTGGTGAGACCTTCAGGCGTGGTCGGACGTGCGAGTGTGATCCACAGtgcatccagtacaacacctgTTGTCAAGACTACCAGCAACAATGCG ATGCCAGAGTGTCAGTTTCACACACCAGAACTGTCCAGCCTCTGAGGGCTGCAGCTTCAG GAAAACAGAAATCAGAGAGGAGCTGGAGAAGGTCTAATAGTGAAAGCGAGGAATGGTACACAG GTGCAGGCCACAGACCACTGACTGACAGCTCCTCTGGCCCCGCCCCTCCTGTTGTACCAACCAATCCACTACGACATG GTGTGAGTGACATCCCTGCCGATCTTCTGCCAATGTCCATCCCTTCTTCTAATAGTGGAGTTCCAGACTCGCCAGCTGGCTACTCTCTGCCCAGCTACAGTGCTCCGTCTCTGGGCAGCAGTGCTCCTGTCAGACCCTCTGGTCCTGGAGCTGTTGATGGTAAAGTGAATGTCCACCTGGTGCTGTCCCCTGAGGGAGGGACTCCATCTGGGCCAAGTCAAG GTCTCAGTGGCGCAGCAGGCTCCAGACCCAGCACCCTGCAGGATGTAGCCCAGGCTTTGGGTCTCTCTGTGGTGCAAGGAGGTTCTGAGGTACCAGGGACAG gactcCTTGCTGATGTCAACCTATGCAGTGATTCTCCCATTAATGGACTGACAGCTCTCAGCAATGGGACCATACTGATATTTAAAG gtgagCTGCTCTGGTCAGTGGACCCTGTCAGTCGCTCAGTTGGTCGTCCGCAGAGTATCACAGACACTCTGGGTGTCCCCTCTCCCATCGATACTGTCTTCACACGCTGCAACTGCCACGGAAACATCTACATCATCAAG GGAGACCAGTACTGGCGTCTAGATAGTAACATGGTGATGGAGCCGGGCTACCCCAAACTTCTGGCCTCTGAGTTTCCCGGTCTGACAGGAAGCATCAGTGCTGCACTGGCAGTACCAGCCACCAGGAATAGACCGGAGACTGTATACTTCTTTAAGAATG GAGACATCATGCAGAGGTTCACCTTCCCACCAGGCAGCACTCCGTCCTGCAGCAAGAAACCAAAACGTTTCGCTCACCAGGCTG TTCTTCTAAGTGGAGAGATCAACATCAAAGTGTCTCTGAAGGGATTCTCCACCCCAGTCACCTCTGCTCTGTCCATGCCCAGTCCTCAGAGGAGCGACCCATACGAGCACTACGTCTTCTCTGGAC CGCTCTTCTTCAGGGTCCAGATTTCACATGACCTGCCAGTGCTGGCCAAACCGGACCCATATGCAGCCCTTGCACCCCTCCCCATCCTAAGCCCTGCCGCTGTGGCAGCCACCTCTGCCAACATGGCCGCTCAAAATGCTAACCCTCCCCTCCCAGCCAACTCCATCAGAGTTTGGCTGCGCTGTCCCTAG